Proteins encoded within one genomic window of Humulus lupulus chromosome 1, drHumLupu1.1, whole genome shotgun sequence:
- the LOC133821078 gene encoding uncharacterized protein LOC133821078: MSTIGNPLLVDKVIKDRSMMRFARVLVEIEISEDLPKIVQFLNEKGQLMEQLLEFEWLPTQCRGCKVFGHTERMCNRKQTETWRQKGRNGEVEAKQGAVEQVPVAEDKGVTSGEKDTDTQSTADLGWNVRGINKREKQISLSKFCFVNKIGLGALLETKLRGDKVGKMMSSFFIGWNYYSGSASEGRILIIWQHQVIFVEVLKESDQFVHISVKEGTDRVGGRTISALELEDAQKWRALGLVDELRSKGSHYTWTNKQDNENRIYSKLDRVFKNEEWLDLFPQAEVVFNWELLSDHCYCIIKSGATVNCGFKPFIFFNMWTDHVSFKDTVMQSWRKPIKGVGLVRIVRKLSRLKVVLRKFNKHFVGDVAQNYSLAKDNYQNAQVSLQKNPHSKELQREEYLAGERFAYHARAYDSFLRQKSKVDWLRYGDDNTAYVHACLKQRRAFNCITSVVTESSQLIEKFDDVVAHFVTHFQKIMGSNSSASVLIQHSCFSLGHRLSLDQQINLVRPFTKKEVKDALFSISSIKSPGPDGYGSGFFKAMWSNLEVEISEAIFDFFERGDLPEEANMATICLIPKIETPAKTADYRPIACCNSIYKCISKMLCDTLATVLPSLIHQNQGAFVKNRLLAHNILILQDIIKRYKRKNVSPRCVMKIDLSKAYDMLDWNFMEDILTAFCFPNKFIKWIMACLKDPTYLILMNSRIQGEFRGKKGLRQGDPISPLLFVLAMEYCTRLLCQASMDKSFRFHPKCKPLKMVNLCFADDLVIFCKGVSSSVQIMRDGFTEFCLASGLSANMAKSQVYFGGVAERKTHQLLDRLRFSEGGFPLKYLGVPLRTTKWKAGDCAIIITKIQQKIHTWASRRLSFAGRAQLINSVLLSIRSFWMSIFILPKSVTKEIDRLCRNFLWGVKDSNTNRCKLYFTAWNQACLPKCMGGLGFKEGCTWNKVLLAKFVWAVSTKQDILWVKWVDSIYLKGQDFWAYIVPQDVSWYWRRLVNLRPVFTANGLAEAIKNNKLCLKDLYHPLLNKERVAFANMVWCSLAVPKHRFIFWQATLGHLLTRDKLHYCNLELPYLLCPVCEVEQESHAHLFFACPFSQQVRAQMMDWLGRDLLPSSYEHWCSWMSGNPKGLKHQVLVAALAASVYMIWRNRNHCFFEFSSLSIGNVTQQIKFYLRNRLARIPKLKVRISELAIYESVVQL, translated from the exons ATGAGCACAATTGGGAACCCGTTATTGGTAGATAAAGTTATTAAGGATAGGTCTATGATGCGATTTGCTAGAGTGTTAGTGGAGATAGAAATTTCTGAGGATCTCCCTAAAATTGTTCAGTTTCTCAATGAGAAAGGGCAGCTAATGGAACAACTTTTGGAGTTTGAGTGGCTTCCAACACAATGTAGAGGTTGTAAAGTGTTTGGTCATACTGAAAGAATGTGCAATAGGAAGCAAACTGAGACTTGGAGACAAAAAGGTCGAAATGGAGAAGTTGAGGCTAAGCAAGGTGCTGTGGAACAGGTGCCAGTTGCAGAGGATAAGGGTGTTACTAGTGGGGAAAAGGATACTGATACACAGAGCACAGCTGATTTGGG CTGGAATGTTAGAGGTATTAATAAAAGGGAGAAACAGATTTCTCTGAGTAAGTTTTGTTTTGTGAATAAAATTGGTCTTGGAGCCCTGTTGGAGACTAAACTTCGTGGTGATAAAGTTGGAAAAATGATGAGCTCTTTTTTCATAGGGTGGAATTACTACTCGGGTTCTGCTTCAGAAGGTCGTATCCTGATTATCTGGCAGCATCAGGTGATATTTGTTGAGGTTTTGAAGGAGAGTGACCAGTTTGTTCATATCAGTGTTAAAGAG GGTACTGATAGAGTAGGTGGCCGAACCATTTCTGCCCTTGAGTTGGAGGATGCTCAAAAGTGGAGAGCCTTGGGTTTAGTTGATGAGTTGCGCTCCAAAGGTTCTCATTACACTTGGACAAACAAGCAAGATAATGAGAATAGAATTTACTCTAAACTAGACAGAGTTTTTAAAAATGAAGAGTGGTTGGATTTGTTCCCTCAAGCTGAAGTTGTTTTCAACTGGGAATTGCTCTCTGATCACTGTTATTGCATTATCAAATCGGGAGCTACTGTTAACTGTGGTTTTAAGCCATTCATATTCTTTAATATGTGGACTGACCATGTGAGCTTTAAAGATACTGTCATGCAGAGCTGGAGAAAGCCTATTAAAGGAGTTGGGCTGGTTCGAATtgttaggaaactgagtagaCTTAAGGTAGTTTTGCGCAAGTTCAATAAGCATTTTGTGGGAGATGTTGCTCAGAATTATAGTTTGGCTAAGGATAATTATCAAAATGCCCAAGTGTCTCTTCAAAAGAACCCCCACTCGAAAGAGTTGCAAAGAGAGGAATATTTGGCTGGTGAAAGATTTGCTTATCATGCTAGAGCATATGATAGTTTCCTGAGACAGAAAAGCAAAGTTGACTGGCTTCGATATGGGGATGATAACACGGCATATGTTCATGCGTGTTTAAAACAAAGAAGAGCTTTTAATTGTATAACCTCAGTTGTTACTGAATCGAGTCAATTAATTGAGAAGTTTGATGATGTTGTGGCTCACTTTGTGACTCATTTTCAGAAAATCATGGGTAGCAACAGTAGTGCTTCGGTTCTTATTCAGCATTCCTGTTTCAGTCTTGGTCACAGATTGTCTTTAGATCAGCAGATCAATTTAGTTAGGCCTTTTACTAAAAAGGAAGTGAAAGACGCCTTGTTTAGCATTAGCTCTATTAAAAGTCCGGGGCCGGATGGGTACGGATCTGGCTTTTTCAAAGCTATGTGGAGCAATTTAGAAGTTGAAATTTCAGAGGCCATTTTTGACTTCTTTGAGCGTGGTGACCTGCCCGAAGAGGCTAATATGGCTACCATTTGCTTGATTCCTAAGATTGAGACTCCAGCTAAGACAGCGGATTATAGGCCTATAGCTTGTTGCAATTCTATTTACAAGTGTATTTCTAAAATGCTCTGTGATACATTGGCAACGGTTCTTCCTAGCTTAATCCATCAAAATCAAGGAGCGTTTGTTAAAAACAGATTGTTGGCGCACAATATTCTTATTCTTCAGGATATTATTAAACGCTATAAAAGGAAAAATGTTTCCCCTAGGTGTGTGATGAAAATAGATCTGAGCAAAGCCTATGACATGCTGGATTGGAATTTTATGGAGGATATTCTCACAGCGTTTTGTTTTCCAAACAAGTTTATTAAGTGGATTATGGCGTGTTTGAAGGACCCCACTTATTTGATCCTTATGAATAGTAGGATTCAAGGGGAGTTTAGAGGTAAAAAAGGTCTTAGACAAGGGGACCCAATCTCTCCTTTGTTATTTGTTCTAGCTATGGAATACTGTACCCGGCTATTATGTCAAGCCTCAATGGACAAGAGTTTCAGATTCCATCCGAAATGTAAACCTCTGAAGATGGTCAATCTTTGTTTTGCCGATGATTTGGTTATATTTTGCAAGGGAGTCTCAAGCTCAGTTCAGATAATGAGGGATGGTTTTACTGAATTCTGCTTGGCATCTGGTTTGTCTGCTAACATGGCGAAATCTCAGGTCTACTTTGGGGGTGTGGCCGAAAGAAAGACTCATCAATTGCTAGATAGGCTTCGCTTCTCTGAAGGGGGCTTTCCTCTCAAGTATTTGGGTGTTCCGCTGCGAACTACGAAATGGAAGGCTGGAGATTGTGCTATTATCATCACAAAGATTCAGCAGAAAATTCATACTTGGGCTAGTCGTCGTCTCTCGTTTGCTGGGAGGGCTCAATTGATTAATTCTGTTCTGTTGAGTATTAGATCATTTTGGATGAGCATTTTTATTCTCCCCAAGAGTGTCACCAAGGAAATAGATCGCTTGTGTAGGAACTTCCTCTGGGGAGTTAAAGACAGCAATACTAACCGTTGTAAATTGTATTTCACTGCCTGGAATCAAGCGTGTCTTCCAAAATGCATGGGTGGTCTTGGCTTTAAGGAAGGTTGCACTTGGAACAAAGTGCTCCTTGCTAAGTTTGTTTGGGCTGTTTCTACTAAGCAAGATATTCTTTGGGTGAAGTGGGTGGACTCAATTTATCTGAAGGGTCAGGATTTCTGGGCTTATATAGTTCCCCAGGATGTTAGTTGGTATTGGAGGAGACTAGTTAATCTGAGACCTGTTTTTACTGCTAATGGTTTAGCTGAGGCAATCAAGAATAATAAGCTCTGCTTGAAAGATTTGTATCACCCGTTACTCAACAAGGAAAGAGTTGCCTTTGCTAACATGGTCTGGTGTTCTTTGGCTGTGCCTAAGCATAGGTTCATCTTTTGGCAAGCTACACTTGGTCATCTTCTCACTCGAGACAAGCTGCACTACTGTAATCTGGAGTTGCCTTATTTGCTATGTCCTGTTTGTGAAGTGGAGCAGGAATCCCATGCTCATTTATTTTTTGCTTGTCCTTTCTCTCAACAGGTCAGAGCTCAAATGATGGACTGGCTGGGTAGGGATTTATTGCCGAGCTCTTATGAGCATTGGTGCTCCTGGATGAGTGGTAATCCGAAAGGTCTGAAGCATCAGGTCTTGGTTGCAGCTTTGGCAGCTTCTGTGTATATGATTTGGAGGAATAGAAACCATTGTTTTTTTGAGTTTAGTTCTTTATCTATTGGCAATGTTACTCAGCAGATCAAGTTCTATTTGAGAAATAGATTAGCCAGAATTCCTAAATTGAAAGTTAGGATCAGTGAGTTAGCGATTTATGAGTCGGTTGTTCAGTTGTAA